The DNA window TCCGCTTCAGCCGTGCGGCGCGCGCCAGCAGGAGGAGCACCGCGCCGATCAGCGCCACGTGGCTCCCGCTGATCGCCAGCAGGTGCACCAGCCCGCTGCGCGCAAACCGGTCCGCGAGCCCGCGGTCCAGCGTCTCGCGCCGGCCGAGCAGCAGCGCATCCGCCAGCGGCGCGTTGCGGGGGAAGAGGCGCGCGATGCTCCGCTCCGTGCGTCCGCGCAGCGTCAGGAGCGGGTGTGCGGCCAGGCTCGGCGGCGCCACGACCACCGCTTTCGCCGCGAAGATGAAGCCCGCGTACGATGGATCGGCGGGCCACGCGCTGGGAATGACGGGCCGCGGCATGCGCCACCACGCGCCATCCACGCGGAGCTCCGTGCCCGCCAGCATGGCCGGTGTGCCGCGCGGCAGGCGGACGCGAGCCTCCACACGGCAGCTGGGGATCACGCCGCCCTTTGTCCGCGCCTCCTCCAGGGTCAGCGGGAGGAGCGGAATGCGGCCATCCGGCGCGGGGACGAGGTTCGCGCCCAGCACGCCGCGAACGTGGAGCGTGGAGCCATCCGCCAGCGCCGCACGGCAGTCACGCTCCGCATCCATCCGCGCCGCCGCTCCCTGCCCCGCCCCGGCGCAGACGAGCGCGGCCAGGATCACGTGCAGCACGTGCCGCGGACGCGCACTTCCCACCCCGAGCCGCGGAGCAACGAACATCGCGAGCACCCCCACGATCGCCACCAGCGCCGCCCCCGGCGGGATCACGGAGATGCGCAGCCCCGCCAACACCCCCGCGAGGTACGCCAGGAATGCGAGGACGATCGGCGGTCGGTAGTACGCCATCGGACGGGGCGGCGGGGGCGGTTGGAAGCGACGCATCCAACATGTGCGCAACGAATCGCGCGCGCAAGCAAGTCGTTGCAACGTCGACACTTACATTACCACAACCCGTACACGAGTGTATGCGTCGTGGCGCACCGGTAGCGCCAGCGCTCGATTGTGGCGCGGCCGCGGGGCACTGGCGCGGCCGTTGCAGCCGACAGGGAAACGAGATGGGAGTGCGGAACCAGAGAGGAGGTGCAGGATGCTCAAGCACACGGGGAGTGCGCTGGTGCTGGCGGCGCTGGTGGCGTCGGGCGCATGCGACGGCGGGAACGTCTTTGGGAGCAAGCGCGTGCCCTCCGGCGGCAACGGCACGACGGGGACGATCAGCGGGCAAGTGCAGGCGGGAGGGACCGGGCTCGGCGGAGTGACGGTGCTGCTGGGGACCGCGGACTCCACGGTCACTAACACCGCGGGAGCGTTCACCTTCACCAACCTGCTGCCGGCGACGTACAACCTCGCCGTCCGCGTGCCGCTGGGCTACGCGCCCGCCGCAGGCGAAACCGGGCAGCGCACCGTCACCGTTTCCGCGAGCGGCGGCACGGCGACGGCAACCTTCACGCTCCAGCGGACGACGACGGGCGTATTCTGAGCGCAGCCGGGGGCTGAAGCCCCCGGCTGGAACCACGGGAAGCCGGCTGAAGCCGGCTCGCGAACCGCGGCATTGCTCACCTCACGATGATGAGCCGCGCTCCCCAACGGGAAGCGCGGCTCATCGTATGTCCGG is part of the Longimicrobium sp. genome and encodes:
- a CDS encoding ComEC/Rec2 family competence protein; translation: MAYYRPPIVLAFLAYLAGVLAGLRISVIPPGAALVAIVGVLAMFVAPRLGVGSARPRHVLHVILAALVCAGAGQGAAARMDAERDCRAALADGSTLHVRGVLGANLVPAPDGRIPLLPLTLEEARTKGGVIPSCRVEARVRLPRGTPAMLAGTELRVDGAWWRMPRPVIPSAWPADPSYAGFIFAAKAVVVAPPSLAAHPLLTLRGRTERSIARLFPRNAPLADALLLGRRETLDRGLADRFARSGLVHLLAISGSHVALIGAVLLLLARAARLKRSHAVAATVALVTMYLAVIGAPPSAVRSGIMLALALAATVLQRPTAPLAPVAAAALAILALQPIAALDIGFQLSFAGVLGLILVRPAMLKRLPAPLKRGWKRALADSLVTSLAAFVATAPVAVHHFGQIAPVSIVANLPAVPLTSLALVGTGAALAMEPVVPPLARLFADGASLMLDGLQRVVDVAAELPGGHAALARPRWGLWGAAALAILLALEWSARMRGWVRGSLATAAACAAFLVLPAAPTAQGLELAFLD
- a CDS encoding carboxypeptidase-like regulatory domain-containing protein → MLKHTGSALVLAALVASGACDGGNVFGSKRVPSGGNGTTGTISGQVQAGGTGLGGVTVLLGTADSTVTNTAGAFTFTNLLPATYNLAVRVPLGYAPAAGETGQRTVTVSASGGTATATFTLQRTTTGVF